The following proteins come from a genomic window of Methanoculleus caldifontis:
- the cobA gene encoding uroporphyrinogen-III C-methyltransferase, which yields MTGRAYLVGSGPGGLGLMTIRAREVIDSADVVLYDQLPGEEILATLPKNAERIDCGKYGGSHTLEQDAIEELMVRKVKEGKTVVRLKGGDPFLFGRGGEEIETLREHGIAVEVVPGVTSAIAVPEMVGIPVTHRRYASQVTFITGHEDPTKPESALDWEVLARLKGTLVILMGVKNLPAITAALVEHGKDPATPVAIIERGLRPDQRVTVGTVADIPEKARAAGVRPPAVIVIGGVVELYEEDGLSE from the coding sequence ATGACTGGAAGAGCATATCTTGTAGGTTCCGGGCCGGGCGGGCTCGGCCTCATGACGATACGGGCCCGCGAGGTGATCGACTCCGCGGACGTGGTCCTCTACGACCAGCTCCCCGGCGAGGAGATCCTCGCAACGCTCCCGAAGAACGCCGAACGGATCGACTGCGGGAAGTACGGTGGCAGCCACACCCTGGAGCAGGACGCGATCGAGGAACTGATGGTCAGGAAGGTCAAAGAGGGTAAGACCGTCGTGCGCCTGAAAGGCGGCGACCCCTTCCTCTTCGGCCGCGGCGGGGAAGAGATCGAGACGCTCCGGGAGCACGGGATCGCCGTCGAGGTGGTGCCGGGGGTGACGAGCGCCATCGCCGTCCCGGAGATGGTCGGTATCCCGGTCACTCACCGGCGATACGCGTCGCAGGTGACGTTCATCACCGGCCACGAGGACCCGACGAAGCCCGAGTCCGCCCTCGACTGGGAGGTCCTCGCGCGCCTGAAGGGGACCCTCGTCATCCTGATGGGCGTAAAGAACCTCCCCGCCATCACTGCGGCCCTCGTGGAGCACGGCAAGGACCCGGCGACCCCGGTCGCGATCATCGAGCGCGGCCTCCGCCCCGACCAGCGCGTGACGGTCGGGACCGTCGCTGATATCCCTGAGAAAGCCCGCGCCGCAGGCGTCCGGCCCCCGGCGGTGATCGTCATCGGCGGGGTGGTGGAGCTCTATGAGGAGGACGGGCTGTCTGAGTGA
- the hemC gene encoding hydroxymethylbilane synthase has translation MSLRIGTRGSALALAQTNKVVGMLADRGIEAEVVTITTEGDTATEVPLHAIGGQGVFVRALDDAILRGEIDAAVHSMKDIPAARPAGTVCCAVLERDSPADFLAHEGPLDAVRIIGSSSTRRRAQLLRDAPTLEVRQLRGNVDTRIRKLREGQYDAIVLAEAGLERLGIRLPGEPLPTDRFVPSPNQGTVAVVCRDDPAVAGAFAALDHAPTRLDVEIERAVMEEVGGGCFTPQGIFCRDGNLIAEVLALDGSRWERIERRIATVDEARECGRALRRQAADLIREAYTALGMKP, from the coding sequence ATGTCTCTTCGCATAGGCACACGGGGAAGCGCTCTCGCGCTTGCACAGACGAACAAAGTGGTCGGCATGCTCGCCGACCGGGGTATCGAGGCTGAGGTCGTGACGATCACGACCGAGGGCGACACCGCGACGGAAGTCCCGCTCCACGCCATCGGGGGGCAGGGGGTCTTCGTGCGGGCGCTCGACGACGCGATCCTCCGCGGCGAGATCGACGCCGCGGTGCACAGCATGAAGGACATCCCGGCGGCCCGCCCGGCAGGGACGGTCTGCTGCGCGGTGCTCGAGCGCGATTCGCCTGCGGACTTCCTCGCGCACGAGGGTCCCCTCGACGCGGTCCGGATCATCGGCTCGTCGAGCACCCGGCGCCGCGCCCAGCTCCTCCGCGACGCTCCGACCCTTGAGGTGAGGCAGCTCCGGGGGAACGTCGATACCCGGATACGGAAGCTCCGCGAGGGGCAGTACGACGCCATCGTCCTCGCGGAGGCGGGCCTCGAGCGTCTCGGCATCCGGCTGCCCGGCGAGCCCCTCCCCACGGACCGGTTCGTCCCGTCCCCGAACCAGGGGACCGTCGCGGTCGTCTGCCGGGACGACCCGGCCGTCGCCGGGGCTTTCGCGGCCCTGGACCACGCGCCGACCCGTCTCGACGTGGAGATCGAGCGGGCCGTCATGGAGGAGGTCGGGGGCGGATGCTTCACCCCGCAGGGTATCTTCTGCAGGGACGGGAACCTGATCGCCGAGGTGCTTGCGCTCGACGGCTCCCGGTGGGAGCGGATCGAGCGGCGGATCGCGACGGTTGACGAGGCCCGGGAGTGCGGGCGGGCATTGCGCAGGCAGGCCGCCGACCTGATCAGGGAGGCCTATACGGCCCTCGGGATGAAACCATGA
- the hemB gene encoding porphobilinogen synthase, giving the protein MFPERRMRRVRRRIIQPLLRETELRKTDLIAPVFVDESISAPLPIASMPGQSRHPVEGVADYCERLYDAGIRAVILFGVPGAKDCEATGAYAAEGVVQQAIRRIKERSAGMVVITDVCACEYTDHGHCGIVGETIDGPDLLNDPSLALMAQIAVSHAESGADIVAPSCMLDGMVQAIREALDAAGYEDVLIMSYSSKFASALYGPFRDAAGSGFSFGDRTTYQINPGNAREAVMESELDAAEGADILMVKPAGIYLDILASVRGLGLPVAAYQVSGEYAMIKAAAERGWLNERAVALETLTAIRRAGADLIITYFAEDAARWLDEEQ; this is encoded by the coding sequence TGTTCCCAGAACGACGAATGAGGCGGGTGCGGCGGCGGATCATCCAGCCGCTCCTCCGCGAGACAGAACTCAGAAAGACCGACCTGATAGCGCCGGTCTTCGTGGACGAATCGATCAGCGCACCGCTTCCGATAGCCTCGATGCCGGGGCAGTCCCGGCACCCGGTGGAAGGCGTCGCCGACTACTGCGAGCGCCTCTACGATGCCGGCATCCGGGCGGTGATCCTCTTCGGGGTCCCCGGCGCAAAAGACTGCGAGGCGACCGGAGCCTATGCGGCGGAAGGCGTCGTCCAGCAGGCCATCCGGAGGATCAAGGAGCGATCGGCGGGGATGGTCGTCATCACCGACGTCTGCGCCTGCGAGTACACCGATCACGGCCACTGCGGCATCGTCGGGGAGACCATCGACGGACCGGACCTCTTGAACGACCCCTCACTCGCGCTGATGGCGCAAATAGCCGTCTCCCACGCGGAGAGCGGCGCCGACATCGTCGCGCCGTCGTGCATGCTCGACGGTATGGTGCAGGCGATCCGGGAGGCCCTCGATGCTGCCGGATACGAGGACGTCCTCATCATGTCTTACTCGTCGAAGTTCGCGAGCGCCCTTTACGGGCCGTTCCGCGACGCGGCAGGCTCGGGGTTCTCGTTTGGGGACAGGACGACCTACCAGATCAACCCGGGCAACGCCCGGGAGGCGGTGATGGAGTCGGAGCTCGACGCGGCCGAAGGGGCGGATATCCTGATGGTCAAGCCGGCGGGGATTTACCTCGATATCCTCGCATCCGTCAGAGGGCTCGGGCTGCCGGTGGCGGCCTACCAGGTCAGCGGCGAATATGCGATGATCAAGGCTGCCGCAGAGCGCGGGTGGCTGAACGAGCGGGCCGTCGCCCTCGAGACCCTCACCGCCATCAGGCGGGCCGGGGCCGACCTGATCATCACTTACTTTGCAGAAGACGCGGCGAGGTGGCTCGATGAAGAGCAGTGA
- the hemL gene encoding glutamate-1-semialdehyde 2,1-aminomutase: MKSSDLFARAKTLMPGGVSSPVRAIKPNPFYVERAAGSRLTTVDGADLIDCCLGYGPLILGHAHPVVREAIECQLEKGWLYGTPTPLELDLAGVITGDHPAVDMVRFVSSGSEATMAAIRLARGYTGKQDIIKVEGGFHGAHDAVLVKAGSGATTLGVPDSAGVLADLVAHTRQVPYNDPEALETLLSGNDDVAAFILEPVMGNIGPVLPDDDYLADVREITAAYGVLLILDEVITGYRVGIGGAEVHYGVKPDLATFGKIIGGGLPIGAFGGRREIMELVAPAGPVYQAGTFSGNPASLAAGYAILRHLHEHPEIYRRLDEATRTIGEVAADAGKGSFVRMGSLFKHFFRESAPQNYREVKECDTEAFGRFWKAMLGAGIFLPPSQFETNFLSAAHTESDIEQIADAYGSCLFA, from the coding sequence ATGAAGAGCAGTGACCTCTTCGCACGAGCAAAGACCCTGATGCCGGGCGGCGTCAGCAGCCCCGTCCGGGCCATCAAGCCCAACCCGTTCTACGTCGAGCGTGCGGCAGGATCGCGCCTCACAACCGTCGACGGGGCGGATCTGATCGACTGCTGCCTCGGCTACGGCCCCCTCATCCTCGGCCACGCCCATCCGGTAGTCAGGGAGGCGATCGAGTGCCAGCTCGAGAAGGGCTGGCTCTACGGTACGCCGACGCCGCTCGAACTCGACCTTGCGGGAGTCATCACCGGCGACCATCCCGCGGTCGATATGGTCCGGTTCGTCTCGTCGGGCTCCGAGGCGACGATGGCCGCGATCCGGCTCGCTCGCGGCTACACGGGCAAGCAGGACATCATCAAGGTCGAGGGCGGGTTCCACGGCGCTCACGATGCGGTCCTCGTCAAGGCCGGGTCGGGGGCGACCACCCTCGGGGTGCCCGACTCCGCGGGCGTCCTCGCAGACCTGGTGGCGCATACCCGGCAGGTCCCCTACAACGACCCCGAGGCGCTCGAGACGCTTCTTTCCGGGAACGACGACGTCGCGGCGTTCATCCTCGAGCCGGTGATGGGGAACATCGGCCCCGTGCTCCCCGACGACGACTACCTGGCTGACGTCCGGGAGATCACCGCCGCCTACGGCGTTCTCCTCATCCTCGACGAGGTGATCACCGGCTACCGGGTCGGGATCGGCGGTGCGGAGGTGCACTATGGGGTCAAACCGGACCTCGCCACGTTCGGCAAGATCATCGGCGGCGGGCTTCCCATCGGGGCGTTCGGCGGGCGGCGCGAGATCATGGAGCTGGTCGCCCCCGCGGGCCCGGTCTACCAGGCCGGCACGTTCAGCGGCAACCCGGCGAGCCTCGCGGCGGGGTATGCGATCCTCCGCCATCTCCACGAGCATCCGGAGATCTACCGGCGGCTCGACGAGGCCACGCGGACGATCGGAGAGGTCGCCGCGGATGCCGGGAAGGGATCGTTCGTCAGAATGGGCTCGCTCTTCAAGCACTTCTTCAGGGAGTCGGCGCCGCAAAACTACCGCGAGGTCAAGGAGTGCGACACCGAGGCCTTCGGGCGGTTCTGGAAGGCGATGCTTGGCGCCGGGATCTTCCTCCCGCCGTCGCAGTTCGAGACGAACTTCCTCTCCGCCGCACACACCGAATCGGATATCGAGCAGATAGCAGACGCATACGGATCATGTCTCTTCGCATAG